Within the Thiovulum sp. ES genome, the region AAAAACTGTAAAATCAAAGATTACATCTCACTCTAAAATTTTTAATGAGACTCTCAAAATCTACAACAAAGCATTACTTTTTATGATTGATGTTATTTCTAAAGAGTGGAAAAATTTAGAAAATTTATCATCAAAAGAGAAAATAAATTTTGTAGAAAAAATTACTCACGAAACAAGACAAAATCCTTATCCAAAATATGATTTTGATTTCCATTTTTATAAGTTTCCATCATATTTAAGAAGAGCCACAATTTCAGAAGCTATTGGAAATGTTTCATCTCATTTTTCAAGACTCAAAAATTGGGAAAAGAAGAAAGAAGCAAAACTTTTAAAAGGTAAAAAGTTCTACGAAAAACCTCCAAATTTGCCAGAGGAGATAAGCTCTTTTCCTGTTTTTTATCGAAAAGAGATGTTTCAAAAAGTCTCTGATGGAAAAGCTAAAATAAAGATTTTTTATAAAAACAGTTGGAGATGGATAGAAATAAATTATAAGACTGATAATTTACACAACCAAAATATAGAAAATTGGAAAGAGCAAAACCCATCACTTATAAGAAAAGGTAAAAAATATTTTCTACATTTTCCATTTACTGGAGATGTAAAACTTTCCAAGAATGATGAAATTGTAATCGGTGTGGATTTAGGTTTAACAAATTCAGCAGTTTGTTCAGCAGTCGATAAAAACGGCACTGTCATTGGTCGAAAATTTATAAATCAACCAAAAGAGAAAGACCGATTAAAACGACAATTAGGCAAACTTGCTAAAGCTCAACGAAAATCTGGATTGACTGAAAAACCAAATCTTTGGAGAAAGATTAATAACTTACAAAAATATATATCTCAAAATACAGTCGATGAAATTATAAAATTTACTAATGAAGTTGGTGCTACAAAAATTATTTTTGAGCATTTGGGAAAAATAAAAGGTCGAGGTTCTCTTCGTCGAAAACTTCAATTTTGGAGAAAAAACCTAAT harbors:
- a CDS encoding hypothetical protein (TIGRFAM: transposase, IS605 OrfB family, central region), with protein sequence MKITKTVKSKITSHSKIFNETLKIYNKALLFMIDVISKEWKNLENLSSKEKINFVEKITHETRQNPYPKYDFDFHFYKFPSYLRRATISEAIGNVSSHFSRLKNWEKKKEAKLLKGKKFYEKPPNLPEEISSFPVFYRKEMFQKVSDGKAKIKIFYKNSWRWIEINYKTDNLHNQNIENWKEQNPSLIRKGKKYFLHFPFTGDVKLSKNDEIVIGVDLGLTNSAVCSAVDKNGTVIGRKFINQPKEKDRLKRQLGKLAKAQRKSGLTEKPNLWRKINNLQKYISQNTVDEIIKFTNEVGATKIIFEHLGKIKGRGSLRRKLQFWRKNLIQQKAIEKAHQFGMRVSRVLARGTSKYAFDGSGEISRNDKKDLAEFGNGKKYHAGLSASYNIASRYFIREISKTLSETRRLQFKAKVPFLADRSRHTLSSLISLKKVV